One genomic region from Leptolyngbyaceae cyanobacterium JSC-12 encodes:
- a CDS encoding Protein of unknown function (DUF3442) (IMG reference gene:2510094478), with translation MTVKPLSRVTCTAGLLLVELAPTATAQPMDLPVEPGQDSVPISSPKVTKTFAQVPVAPNAPAFAAQPEWLTPTETVSPSSRSQEAERMAGRSPISDTTPIARPERLEPTDLVFLKSSQSQTLPVSTRASDLGTLKPASVAISQPETIREGGKGDVSGHRGARVGAKEVSPIPQPPTPIPSPSSPPPNPQSPILNSQAQPASPTPSSSRTSSPISPSVGATFTTGPGIGYSSSYTGLKGFIPIRQQPGQNITFAEAQAFVDTGEGSPGANLVLGHRFYDPKSDRIYGGYLAFDHRNTGNHGFNQIGLGVETLGRTWDARANVYLPVGDTRQLASESVSSFATALSDPFFQGNFLARSRTIQQQIDRRYEAAATGVDVEAGGKILSLGQGDLRGYGGLYYFGAPGGNGTIGWRTRLEARPTENLQLGLALSRDNNYGTNLVFNVGVTFPINRSNRDSLREPLLARLGDSVYRNSNIVIDQQREFRQTTIQDTQLITNPTTGQPWRFRHAVPGVGTGDGTFENPTGTVAAALAVAQPDDIVYVQSGINPGIPAFTIPDRVQVLSTGPIQRIDTVELGNFQLPLSGAGVLPSVVGTVTLGNSTTLSGFAITAANGAGIVGNNITQTTVRDNAIANTGTQGILLTNVQGQVAITDNTIQQAGAEGVSLINNAGQVDLLLTRNQISNNGNRTTDGDGVNIELRNNAGGNFTITNNTITNNQGTGSIADGVEVKLFNAANGTFNVTDNVITGNQLNGVAIDLEATAQGTFNIARNNLSNNQLNGVGLFLSNDAQGQFNLDNNTIANNQFSGLQAVVSDRANSIVTFTNNTITNNQDTGILLQTSDQAQVTATLLSNSIINNGNDGILTLTNDTALLRLFAASNIITGNGFSGVALNTFDTASTAASLRGNTITGNTFSDLDVFNLTPGTTTCLQPLNNAIGSLVLDDSNGAAGQIQVETGSLPTNSVTSPDFTFWSGTTVPAGTCGF, from the coding sequence ATGACTGTTAAACCCTTAAGCCGCGTTACCTGTACCGCTGGATTATTGCTTGTTGAACTAGCGCCTACTGCAACTGCACAGCCCATGGATCTGCCTGTTGAGCCAGGGCAAGATTCCGTTCCAATTTCTTCCCCAAAAGTTACCAAAACCTTTGCTCAGGTTCCAGTCGCACCCAACGCCCCAGCTTTTGCAGCCCAACCCGAATGGCTTACACCTACTGAAACTGTATCGCCATCTTCACGCAGTCAAGAAGCAGAGAGAATGGCAGGGCGATCGCCAATATCAGACACCACTCCCATTGCCCGACCTGAACGGTTAGAGCCAACAGACCTCGTATTCCTCAAATCTTCCCAGAGTCAAACCTTGCCTGTTTCCACCCGTGCCAGTGATTTAGGGACTTTAAAGCCAGCCTCAGTGGCAATATCTCAGCCAGAGACGATCAGAGAGGGAGGTAAGGGAGATGTATCGGGGCATCGGGGGGCGAGGGTCGGAGCTAAAGAAGTTTCCCCTATCCCCCAACCTCCAACCCCCATCCCCTCACCTTCCTCCCCCCCTCCCAATCCTCAATCTCCAATCCTCAATTCCCAAGCTCAACCTGCTTCCCCCACTCCCTCATCTTCCCGCACTTCCTCCCCCATCTCTCCTAGTGTTGGTGCAACCTTCACCACAGGACCGGGGATTGGTTACTCCAGTTCATACACAGGGCTGAAGGGCTTCATTCCCATTCGGCAGCAACCGGGGCAGAATATCACCTTTGCAGAAGCACAGGCATTTGTGGATACAGGAGAAGGCAGTCCTGGGGCAAATCTGGTGCTGGGACATCGGTTCTATGATCCTAAAAGCGATCGCATTTATGGCGGTTACCTGGCATTTGACCACCGCAACACGGGCAATCATGGCTTTAATCAAATTGGGCTGGGCGTTGAGACGCTGGGTAGAACCTGGGATGCTCGTGCCAACGTGTATTTGCCAGTTGGAGATACACGCCAGTTAGCGTCAGAAAGCGTAAGTTCGTTTGCAACGGCGTTGTCTGACCCATTTTTTCAAGGGAATTTTTTGGCGAGAAGTCGCACGATTCAACAACAAATCGATCGCCGCTATGAAGCTGCTGCTACCGGAGTTGATGTGGAAGCGGGCGGAAAGATTCTTTCTCTAGGACAAGGTGATTTACGCGGATATGGTGGGTTGTATTACTTTGGAGCACCGGGAGGCAATGGCACGATAGGTTGGCGCACTCGGTTAGAAGCTCGCCCAACCGAAAATTTGCAACTGGGATTAGCCCTATCCCGCGATAACAACTACGGCACCAATTTAGTCTTCAATGTTGGAGTCACTTTCCCCATTAATCGCTCCAATCGTGACTCACTGAGAGAACCTCTGCTGGCTCGTTTAGGCGATTCAGTTTATCGTAATTCCAACATTGTGATTGATCAGCAGCGGGAGTTTCGCCAAACCACGATTCAAGACACACAGTTGATTACGAATCCCACCACGGGACAACCCTGGCGCTTCCGTCACGCCGTTCCGGGTGTGGGGACTGGCGATGGCACGTTTGAAAACCCCACGGGAACGGTTGCCGCTGCACTAGCCGTTGCCCAACCGGATGATATTGTCTATGTACAATCGGGAATCAATCCTGGCATTCCTGCTTTTACCATTCCTGATCGCGTGCAGGTACTTTCTACAGGGCCAATTCAGCGCATCGATACCGTAGAACTAGGAAATTTCCAACTGCCACTGTCGGGAGCGGGGGTATTGCCTTCTGTGGTAGGAACCGTCACCCTGGGCAACAGCACTACCCTGTCTGGTTTTGCGATTACGGCAGCGAATGGGGCAGGCATTGTGGGCAATAACATCACGCAAACTACGGTGCGTGACAACGCGATCGCCAACACGGGCACCCAGGGAATTTTGCTGACCAACGTGCAGGGACAAGTTGCCATTACCGATAACACCATCCAGCAAGCAGGTGCAGAGGGAGTTTCTCTCATTAACAATGCAGGTCAAGTCGATTTGCTGCTGACTCGAAATCAGATTTCCAACAATGGCAACCGAACAACCGATGGCGATGGTGTAAATATTGAATTGCGAAACAATGCAGGCGGTAACTTCACTATTACCAACAACACGATTACGAATAACCAGGGAACAGGTAGCATTGCCGATGGCGTAGAGGTAAAGCTGTTTAATGCGGCAAATGGTACATTCAACGTAACAGATAACGTCATTACAGGGAACCAGCTTAATGGAGTTGCGATTGACTTGGAGGCAACCGCACAGGGAACCTTCAATATTGCTCGCAACAACCTGTCTAATAATCAACTGAATGGGGTGGGATTATTCCTGTCAAACGATGCACAGGGACAGTTTAATCTAGACAACAACACAATTGCCAACAATCAATTCAGCGGCTTGCAGGCAGTAGTATCCGATCGCGCAAATAGTATCGTAACTTTTACCAACAACACCATTACGAATAATCAAGACACAGGCATTTTGCTACAAACATCCGATCAAGCACAGGTGACTGCGACACTTCTGAGTAACTCCATCATCAATAATGGCAATGATGGCATCCTGACGCTCACGAATGACACAGCACTGCTCAGACTCTTTGCCGCATCTAATATCATCACAGGTAATGGATTCTCTGGCGTTGCGCTCAACACCTTTGATACGGCTAGTACTGCGGCATCCCTCCGGGGCAATACGATTACAGGCAATACGTTTAGCGATCTGGATGTATTTAATCTGACGCCTGGCACTACGACTTGTCTGCAACCGCTCAACAACGCGATCGGTTCCCTGGTACTGGATGACAGCAACGGTGCTGCTGGACAAATTCAAGTCGAGACAGGTTCGCTCCCCACCAATAGCGTTACATCACCCGACTTTACCTTCTGGTCTGGCACCACGGTTCCTGCTGGCACCTGTGGGTTTTAG
- a CDS encoding DNA/RNA helicase, superfamily II (IMG reference gene:2510094479~PFAM: Helicase conserved C-terminal domain; Type III restriction enzyme, res subunit) has translation MPANQSQAKVQPPTLRPYQLQLIKDLYTKLGQGHKRVAIIAGTGAGKTVIGGKICADTAARGLRLMFLVHLDVLVEQTHRKMQAFGLQCGFIKAGWREDPDAPIQIASIQTMEKRSWWRQYPANVVFYDEGHTTVFSQIGQEILYKTHAQAIHLAMTATPYRLGREQLGDHMETFVASPVPAELQRIGYLAPMKYYGVSQDAQVNLSAVKTIAGDFDERDLKNACDRPELVQHIVEEWKRLVPGKRTIAFCIDIEHARHVAEAFNEIGVPAAVVDGNTPIKQRQRLYRELGAGNLLVLTSCNVISIGFDEPSVEVGLLLRPTQSRALHFQQIGRVMRISPDTGKTCGIVLDQANNLLRLGFPEDVKEYRLPNSREPGESQATPTKQCPDCNRLMWAFIMTCPGCGHTWQTETHLMTDTMVEVFSEELLHQIEVRKQYNFYREQRKKAFHQGASPNWAKRQFFLRFNCAPNPTWTLGAIFGDTPTLQNKYDYRDYLHNLAKHQGKDIVWVIEEFQQEFGSDGWKEIFLKSKP, from the coding sequence ATGCCAGCCAACCAATCTCAGGCGAAGGTGCAACCACCAACGCTACGCCCTTATCAACTGCAACTGATCAAAGACCTCTATACAAAATTAGGACAGGGACATAAACGAGTTGCCATCATCGCTGGCACTGGAGCTGGCAAAACAGTGATTGGTGGCAAAATTTGTGCTGATACGGCTGCTCGTGGGCTACGCCTGATGTTTCTGGTGCATCTGGATGTGTTGGTAGAGCAAACTCACCGCAAAATGCAGGCATTTGGACTACAGTGCGGCTTTATTAAGGCGGGCTGGCGGGAAGATCCAGATGCACCCATCCAAATTGCCAGTATCCAAACTATGGAGAAGCGATCGTGGTGGCGTCAGTATCCGGCGAACGTTGTCTTTTATGATGAAGGGCACACCACTGTATTTAGTCAAATTGGGCAAGAGATTCTATACAAAACACATGCTCAAGCCATTCACCTGGCAATGACAGCGACGCCTTATCGATTAGGTCGGGAACAACTGGGTGACCATATGGAAACGTTTGTGGCGTCTCCAGTTCCGGCTGAGTTGCAGCGGATTGGATACCTGGCTCCCATGAAGTATTATGGCGTTTCTCAAGATGCCCAGGTGAATTTATCTGCTGTGAAGACGATCGCTGGAGATTTTGATGAGCGGGACTTAAAAAATGCCTGCGATCGTCCTGAACTCGTGCAACACATCGTCGAAGAATGGAAGCGCTTGGTACCCGGAAAACGCACAATCGCATTCTGTATCGATATTGAACACGCCCGTCATGTAGCAGAAGCCTTCAATGAAATAGGAGTTCCGGCAGCAGTAGTAGATGGTAACACTCCAATAAAGCAACGACAACGGCTGTATCGGGAATTAGGGGCGGGTAACCTGCTAGTTTTAACCTCATGTAATGTCATCAGCATCGGCTTTGATGAACCCAGCGTAGAAGTCGGATTATTGCTCCGTCCAACTCAGTCTCGTGCGTTGCATTTTCAACAGATTGGACGAGTAATGAGAATTTCGCCAGATACCGGGAAAACTTGTGGCATCGTGCTTGACCAAGCTAATAACCTGCTTCGGTTGGGATTTCCTGAAGATGTGAAAGAATATCGCCTGCCAAATAGTCGCGAACCAGGAGAATCTCAAGCAACACCAACCAAACAGTGTCCAGATTGCAATCGGTTAATGTGGGCATTTATAATGACCTGCCCAGGCTGTGGGCATACCTGGCAAACCGAAACCCACTTGATGACCGACACAATGGTAGAAGTCTTTAGTGAGGAACTCTTACATCAAATTGAAGTCCGCAAACAATACAATTTTTATCGTGAACAACGAAAGAAAGCATTCCATCAAGGTGCATCACCGAATTGGGCAAAACGCCAATTTTTCCTGCGCTTTAACTGTGCTCCGAACCCAACCTGGACGTTAGGAGCAATCTTTGGAGACACGCCGACCCTACAAAACAAATATGACTACCGAGATTACCTGCATAACTTGGCGAAACATCAAGGAAAAGACATTGTTTGGGTGATTGAAGAGTTCCAGCAAGAGTTTGGCTCGGACGGGTGGAAAGAAATTTTCCTGAAGTCAAAGCCATAG
- a CDS encoding hypothetical protein (IMG reference gene:2510094480): MALQPRKRSRSTIVNADSVEQASLFLQELPEKQKENLSLREAVGQMQDSIKAALNKGYTYDELAKMLASQGIQISAFTLKNYVPSGKRSASKTKTPRAKKLKDEGASQQLDLSELEADENGFESSSAAKEDGAAAKTSDATASSEKSRRGRQKSTSSEDPTKPKTAAAKKPSTAKSTTKASTTTTRGRKRATA, encoded by the coding sequence ATGGCACTACAACCTCGCAAGCGTTCCCGCTCTACTATTGTCAACGCCGATTCTGTTGAGCAAGCTAGTCTTTTCTTACAAGAGTTGCCTGAAAAACAAAAAGAGAACCTGTCGCTGCGGGAAGCCGTTGGGCAAATGCAGGACTCGATCAAGGCAGCACTCAACAAAGGCTACACCTACGACGAGTTGGCGAAGATGTTAGCGAGTCAGGGAATTCAAATTAGTGCCTTTACGCTAAAAAATTATGTCCCGTCTGGCAAGCGTTCAGCTTCTAAAACTAAGACGCCAAGAGCAAAAAAGCTTAAAGATGAGGGAGCGTCTCAGCAGCTTGACCTGAGTGAGTTAGAGGCTGATGAGAATGGATTTGAATCATCATCTGCGGCTAAAGAAGACGGTGCGGCTGCAAAAACGTCTGATGCCACCGCAAGTTCTGAGAAATCTCGCAGAGGACGGCAAAAATCTACATCGTCAGAGGATCCAACCAAACCGAAAACAGCAGCAGCCAAAAAGCCCTCTACAGCCAAATCGACGACAAAGGCTTCAACGACCACTACTAGAGGACGGAAACGGGCAACGGCTTAG
- a CDS encoding MoxR-like ATPase (IMG reference gene:2510094481~PFAM: ATPase family associated with various cellular activities (AAA)), which translates to MREGIERLINNLGQVIVGKHDAIRLVLVALLSGGHTLLEDVPGVGKTLLAKSLARSIDGKFQRLQCTPDLMPTDITGTNIWNPRTGEFEFMPGPIFANVLLADEVNRATPRTQSALLEVMEEQQVTVDGVSRPVQSPFFVIATQNPVEYQGTFPLPEAQMDRFALSLSLGYPTEDEELQMLQRLHDHPQTNDLEPCISLEEVQELQRLSMQVKVESSLQKYMLNLVRATREDEEVTLGISPRGAVALQRTTQALAFLDGRDYAIPDDVKYLVPYVLSHRMIPAGGRQARTITKRLLDTVPIP; encoded by the coding sequence ATGAGAGAAGGGATTGAACGCTTAATTAATAATCTGGGACAAGTAATTGTTGGAAAACACGATGCGATTCGGCTGGTGCTGGTGGCGCTATTGTCGGGTGGGCATACATTGCTAGAAGATGTTCCTGGGGTTGGGAAAACGCTGTTAGCGAAATCGCTAGCGCGATCAATCGATGGTAAATTCCAACGTCTTCAATGCACTCCAGATCTCATGCCAACCGATATTACAGGCACCAATATTTGGAATCCTCGAACAGGGGAGTTTGAGTTTATGCCAGGTCCAATTTTTGCCAATGTACTCTTGGCAGATGAGGTTAATCGGGCGACGCCACGGACTCAATCAGCCTTGTTAGAGGTAATGGAAGAACAACAGGTCACAGTTGATGGTGTTTCTCGTCCGGTTCAAAGCCCATTCTTCGTGATTGCCACCCAAAATCCCGTTGAATATCAGGGAACGTTTCCTCTACCCGAAGCCCAAATGGATCGGTTTGCGTTGTCTCTATCATTAGGATACCCAACCGAAGATGAAGAGCTACAAATGCTCCAGCGACTTCATGATCATCCACAAACTAATGATCTGGAACCGTGTATTTCATTAGAAGAAGTTCAGGAGTTGCAACGGTTGAGTATGCAAGTCAAAGTCGAGTCGTCCTTACAAAAATACATGCTGAACTTGGTAAGGGCAACTCGTGAAGATGAAGAAGTAACATTAGGAATCAGCCCACGAGGAGCCGTTGCGCTCCAGCGAACCACTCAAGCTCTTGCTTTTTTAGATGGGCGAGACTATGCCATTCCTGATGATGTGAAGTATCTGGTTCCTTATGTGCTATCTCATCGGATGATTCCAGCGGGAGGACGGCAGGCAAGAACGATCACGAAACGACTATTGGACACTGTCCCAATTCCCTAA
- a CDS encoding response regulator containing a CheY-like receiver domain and a GGDEF domain (IMG reference gene:2510094482~PFAM: Response regulator receiver domain), whose product MSSTSHSYINTARTLASISQQRSTGELTLTQNEHSWRLYFFQGRLIYATGTLHRVRRWYRATKRHCPKFQSTPIVHGEPWEYQLLSQSVTQGHINVAQAQEVIKMSLEEVLFAWIGDLTLRSEWSSAQRFSFKNNAALSLLLSSTQIEGVLQESQKLWKHWKHLELESLNPYTAPTLQPSFRLDSDSAPPTLVNLSPFLTGRYTLWDIACSVRRPVTTVTQFLLPWVQRGAISLEEIPDLPNLVRQPPTSPAPAVLSGPLIACIDDSPTVGEYLANILEPAGYRVLKIQDPLAGMAILSKYKPALIVMDLVMPTANGYDVCSFLRKTAIFQNTPIIILTSQGSLVDRTRAKLAGASDFLTKPPDPQALLSLIRTHLQSVMSAPGNVTCQCWDSD is encoded by the coding sequence ATGTCATCTACGTCCCACTCTTACATCAACACAGCACGAACCTTGGCATCTATTAGCCAACAACGGTCAACAGGTGAACTAACCTTGACCCAAAATGAACATAGTTGGCGGTTGTACTTCTTCCAGGGACGCTTAATTTATGCTACGGGCACGTTGCATCGAGTCAGACGCTGGTACAGAGCAACAAAGCGGCATTGTCCAAAATTTCAATCCACACCAATCGTTCATGGGGAACCGTGGGAATACCAATTATTGAGCCAGAGCGTCACGCAAGGTCATATTAACGTAGCTCAAGCCCAAGAGGTAATCAAAATGAGCTTAGAAGAGGTGTTATTTGCCTGGATTGGGGATCTCACCCTGCGTTCCGAATGGTCTTCGGCACAGCGTTTCTCATTTAAGAATAATGCTGCCTTGAGTCTGCTGCTGTCCTCAACCCAAATCGAAGGCGTGTTACAAGAGTCGCAGAAGTTATGGAAACATTGGAAACACCTGGAATTAGAGTCTTTGAATCCTTATACCGCTCCAACCCTACAACCCTCTTTTCGGCTGGATTCTGACAGTGCACCGCCAACTCTGGTGAATCTCAGCCCCTTTCTAACTGGTCGCTACACTCTGTGGGATATTGCCTGTTCTGTTCGTCGCCCTGTGACCACGGTAACTCAGTTTCTATTGCCGTGGGTGCAACGGGGAGCCATCTCTCTTGAAGAAATTCCTGATTTGCCCAATCTAGTTCGACAACCTCCAACGTCTCCTGCACCAGCGGTTTTGTCGGGTCCATTGATTGCGTGTATTGACGATAGCCCCACAGTCGGCGAATATTTGGCAAATATCTTGGAACCTGCAGGATATAGAGTCTTAAAAATTCAAGACCCCCTTGCAGGGATGGCAATTCTCAGCAAATATAAACCTGCTCTTATTGTGATGGATCTGGTGATGCCAACTGCCAACGGGTATGACGTTTGCAGCTTTTTACGCAAAACGGCTATTTTTCAGAATACGCCTATTATCATTCTGACCAGCCAGGGTAGTTTGGTTGATCGCACCCGTGCCAAGCTCGCTGGAGCTTCCGATTTTCTGACCAAACCACCAGATCCGCAAGCACTGCTCAGCCTGATACGCACTCATTTACAGTCGGTGATGTCTGCCCCTGGAAATGTTACCTGTCAATGTTGGGATAGTGATTAA
- a CDS encoding ABC-type multidrug transport system, ATPase and permease component (IMG reference gene:2510094483~PFAM: ABC transporter transmembrane region; ABC transporter) translates to MTAQSDSAPRPYRSEKETDWRLLLRLIPYGLHHGRLLMFALLLLVPTAIAGAIQPILIGDAISLIRQEPTWLPFLRGVSLSTGINIISIALLITLALRTVLDAWQGYLVQEVGQEITAAIRNDLFHHVTSLAMRFFDRTPVGRLITRLTSDVEALGDVFSTGAIGILGDLFSILVIAVTMFLLQWQLALMLVVMLIPVTMLIIYFQQQYRKANYRAREELSALNSMLQENIVGIAVVQLFRRQQFNTQLFRKINQRYVKEVDRTIFHDSAISATLEWISLVAIAGVLWLGGYLVLRNALSFGTLSAFILFAQRLFDPLRQFAEKFTAIQAGLTAVERVSDIMREPIEIRDSDTPQTLHTQFDNTRGEIRFEHVWFAYKPGEYVLKDLSFTIHPGEKVALVGPTGAGKSSIIRLLTRLYEATEGRILVDGIDIRELTQMDLRRHLGVILQDGFVFAGDVKSNITLGETYSMAEIREAAKRTNIDSFIERLPQGYDTLLRERGTNLSGGQKQLLAFARATIRNPNVLVLDEATASLDVGTEALIQEALEHLLEGRTAIIIAHRLSTIRTCDRIFVLKRGQLVESGNHEELLAQGGLYASLHHLQMLEN, encoded by the coding sequence ATGACTGCTCAATCTGACTCAGCCCCCCGTCCCTATCGCAGCGAGAAGGAAACAGATTGGCGGTTGCTCTTACGATTGATTCCTTACGGCTTACACCACGGTCGGTTGTTGATGTTTGCGTTGCTGCTGCTGGTGCCTACGGCGATCGCGGGAGCAATTCAGCCAATTTTGATTGGGGATGCCATCTCCTTAATTCGGCAAGAACCAACCTGGTTACCTTTTTTGAGGGGTGTTTCCCTATCAACTGGCATCAACATCATTTCAATCGCATTGCTGATAACGTTGGCATTACGAACAGTGTTGGATGCATGGCAGGGCTACCTGGTGCAGGAGGTGGGGCAAGAAATTACTGCTGCCATTCGCAATGATTTGTTTCATCACGTCACTTCCCTGGCAATGCGCTTTTTTGACCGAACCCCAGTTGGCCGATTGATTACGCGCCTTACTAGCGATGTAGAAGCTCTGGGAGATGTATTTTCCACGGGGGCGATCGGCATTCTGGGAGACTTATTCTCTATCCTGGTAATTGCAGTCACCATGTTTTTGCTGCAATGGCAGTTAGCGCTGATGCTGGTTGTGATGCTGATTCCCGTGACGATGCTCATCATTTACTTTCAGCAGCAATATCGCAAAGCCAATTATCGAGCACGGGAAGAACTATCGGCGCTTAACTCAATGTTGCAAGAGAACATCGTTGGTATTGCGGTAGTGCAGTTATTTCGGCGTCAGCAATTTAATACTCAACTGTTTCGCAAAATTAACCAGCGCTATGTCAAAGAAGTCGATCGCACAATTTTTCATGATTCAGCAATTTCAGCCACGCTGGAATGGATTTCACTGGTGGCGATCGCGGGCGTTCTCTGGCTCGGCGGCTATTTAGTCCTGAGAAATGCCTTAAGTTTTGGTACATTGTCTGCCTTTATTCTGTTCGCCCAACGTTTGTTTGACCCACTTCGTCAATTTGCCGAAAAATTTACAGCCATTCAGGCAGGGCTAACCGCTGTAGAACGAGTCAGCGATATCATGCGAGAACCGATTGAAATCCGTGACTCGGACACTCCCCAAACCCTGCATACCCAGTTCGACAATACGCGGGGAGAAATTCGATTTGAGCATGTTTGGTTTGCCTACAAGCCTGGTGAGTACGTCCTGAAAGACTTAAGCTTTACGATTCATCCTGGGGAGAAAGTCGCTCTGGTTGGTCCCACAGGAGCTGGCAAAAGCTCTATTATCCGACTACTCACCCGTCTTTATGAAGCAACTGAAGGACGCATTTTGGTAGACGGTATTGATATTCGTGAACTGACTCAAATGGATTTGCGTCGTCATTTGGGTGTCATTTTGCAAGATGGGTTTGTGTTTGCGGGAGACGTGAAGAGTAACATAACCCTGGGCGAAACCTATTCAATGGCAGAGATTCGAGAGGCTGCCAAACGCACAAACATTGATTCGTTTATCGAGCGATTACCTCAGGGATATGACACTCTATTGCGAGAACGCGGAACAAATCTTTCTGGCGGACAAAAGCAACTACTGGCGTTTGCCCGTGCCACTATTCGCAATCCCAATGTTCTGGTGCTGGATGAAGCCACTGCCAGTTTAGATGTAGGGACTGAAGCCCTGATTCAAGAAGCATTGGAGCATTTGCTAGAAGGACGGACTGCAATTATCATCGCTCATCGCTTGAGTACAATTCGCACCTGCGATCGCATTTTCGTACTTAAACGGGGTCAATTAGTTGAGTCAGGCAATCACGAAGAACTACTGGCACAAGGGGGGCTGTATGCCAGTTTGCATCATTTGCAAATGCTAGAAAACTAA
- a CDS encoding putative low-complexity protein (IMG reference gene:2510094484~PFAM: Pentapeptide repeats (8 copies)) produces the protein MANDGHLALLKQGVTIWNKWWQTNPKAIPNLEGANLRNTNLREINLYKADLSEVTLSQGDLSMANLEGANLRIATLEEATLYTAVLYKANLREANLYKADLREADLSQVDLSMANLREANLCTSLLEGATLYTAILHKANLWEASLYKADLREADLSMANLREANLSMTNLSTANLCMANMVGATLYAASLREANLSMANLCMANFLGASLYRASLVNATMLGANLYKTSLVEAKLREADLREATLSMADLQDANLHSANLSRVNLREANLRGANLSNANLQEANLHQANLKGANLRDANLTGACLREAIMPDGSVHD, from the coding sequence ATGGCAAACGACGGACACCTTGCCCTCCTGAAGCAAGGAGTAACCATCTGGAATAAGTGGTGGCAAACCAATCCCAAAGCAATTCCCAACTTGGAGGGAGCTAATCTTCGCAATACGAATCTAAGAGAAATTAACCTATACAAAGCAGATCTGAGCGAAGTCACCTTGAGCCAAGGTGATTTGAGTATGGCGAATCTGGAAGGTGCAAACCTACGGATTGCCACGCTAGAAGAAGCAACACTTTACACCGCCGTACTCTACAAAGCCAATCTGCGGGAAGCCAATCTTTATAAAGCCGACCTGCGCGAAGCTGATTTGAGCCAGGTAGATCTGAGTATGGCAAACTTACGGGAAGCTAATCTTTGTACCTCTTTGCTGGAGGGAGCCACACTATATACTGCGATTCTGCACAAAGCCAACCTATGGGAAGCGAGCCTCTACAAAGCGGATTTGCGAGAAGCAGACTTGAGCATGGCGAACTTGCGGGAAGCCAATCTCAGTATGACTAATTTGTCTACAGCAAATCTGTGCATGGCAAATATGGTGGGAGCAACGCTATATGCAGCCAGTCTACGCGAAGCAAATTTGAGTATGGCAAATTTGTGTATGGCAAACTTTCTGGGTGCCAGTCTTTACCGAGCTAGTCTGGTGAATGCCACGATGTTGGGTGCAAATTTGTATAAAACCAGTTTGGTAGAGGCAAAATTACGCGAAGCAGATTTGCGCGAAGCAACTCTGAGCATGGCAGATCTCCAGGATGCCAACTTGCATAGCGCTAATCTTTCTCGGGTTAATCTGCGCGAAGCCAACCTGAGAGGTGCGAATTTAAGCAACGCAAACTTGCAAGAAGCAAATCTGCATCAGGCGAATTTGAAGGGTGCAAACTTAAGGGATGCTAACCTGACTGGAGCTTGCTTGCGTGAGGCGATTATGCCTGATGGCTCAGTTCATGATTAG
- a CDS encoding hypothetical protein (IMG reference gene:2510094485), producing the protein MMEKPSSVEPMTSHELTQSLNLARALNLVVSSRIINGVLYVYNTTGHAKPWESFAAEFPLERLQAMATRAQLNQKLAN; encoded by the coding sequence ATGATGGAAAAACCTTCTTCTGTTGAACCTATGACAAGTCATGAGTTAACTCAATCCCTGAACCTCGCCAGAGCACTCAATCTGGTGGTATCTAGTCGGATTATTAATGGGGTACTGTACGTTTATAATACAACCGGGCACGCAAAACCCTGGGAAAGCTTTGCAGCAGAGTTTCCGCTGGAACGTTTGCAGGCAATGGCAACTCGTGCTCAACTTAACCAAAAGCTGGCAAACTAA